Within Porites lutea chromosome 2, jaPorLute2.1, whole genome shotgun sequence, the genomic segment AGGGTCCTAAAGGCCTCATCATCCAACTGGGTGCCGTTTGATTCTAGAAGCGCAGACATTACATTTCGCACCGTTCGGATTTGTCGCTCCCAAATCCCCCCCATATGACTGGCTGCAGGCACGTTCATCCTGAATGAGAACCAATCACAATTATTCTTCAGTAGTTCGGCCCTTATCCTTTCATAGTCGAACTCTTCAAGGGCTTCTCTGAGTTCCCTTCTTGCTGCGACGAAGTTGGTTCCTTGGTCGGACCTCAATTGGCGAATAGGGCCTCTTCGACAGGTAAATCTTCGAAAGGCGTCAATGAACGAATTGGTGTCTAAAGAATTCGCTGACTCCAAGTGAATTACTCTTGACGACATGCATGTGAAGAGAACTCCGTATCTCTtaacttcttttcttctctcctTTATGTTCCATGGTCCAAAGTAGGCCACTGCGCAAAAGGTGAAAGGGGGTGCTGGCTCTAATCTATCGACCGGTAGATCGGCCATCTTCTGATCCTGGACCTTTCCTCTTAGCTTTCGACATGTTACACACTTTGAGATGTGGGTGGCTACAGCAGTGGATCCTCCAATGATCCAGAATCCTCGGAAACGAATTTCACTGAGGGTCATACCTCTCCCTTGGTGTTTAACTTCTTCGTGACAATGCTTGATAAGGAGATCTGTGATGTGATTTCCTTTGGGCAAAATAATTGGAAACTTGACACTTTCTGACAACGTAGCGTGCTTGAGGCGCCCGCCTACTCGTACGATTCCACTTGCATCCAGGAAAGGATCGAGTTTGCCAAGAGAACTGCAACTTTTCATAGATCTTTTCCTTTGGGAAAGGTTTGCTTTATCCTTTGGGTCTCCTGGCGGTGAGAGCGAGGTCAAGGTGCCAATCTCATCTCCAAAATGATCAGCTTGAACTGCCCTAATGATTCGAGTTTCTGCATCCTGCATACTTGCCACCGTCATTGAAGGAAGCTGGATGACTGTATTGGGGTTCTTTGTTGTATTTGATTTCTCTTCTACGACCAGGAGGGACTTGTGCTTCAGTCTTTCTTTTAGCTTCTGCACAAAAATAAGGCATAATGCGACAGCTCTTTTTGCTCGATGAAGGTCGGAGAAGTACGCCAATCGACTGCAAATGCTTGCAAAGGACTTTTCTACGTTTGTAGCGAGGCTCACAGACTTCTTTACTTCGGGGTCATCAGATGATAACTGTCGAGTATCTTGTACTCCTAATAGTTGGGATGTCGGCCACTGACTTCTATCATTCCGCAGGAAGGCTGGCCCGGTTATCCAATTTGACTTGAGGAGCTGTTGTGCACTGAGGCCGCGATAGGCGTGATCTGCAGGGTTAAGTTTGGTGTCCACATAATGCCATTGATCCGGAGAGGTGTTGTCTTGAATTTGTTGCACCCTGTTTGCAACAAAGATGTGGAAACGTCTACTTTCATTAGCGATGTACCCGAGAACAACCTTGCTATCGGTCCAGAAGATTTCTGTTATTTCTTCATAGTCTAATTCTCTTTGTAGTTGACTACTTGTTCttacagaaaccacagcagCTGTAAGCTCCAAACGAGGCACCGTTACTTGTTTGAGTGGTGTAACTCTTGCTTTGCCCATTACCAACGAGCAATGGAGATGGCCTTTATCGTCCTTTAAGCGGAGGTATGAGCATTGGCCGTACCCCTGGGTACTGGCGTCAGAGAAGTGATGCAACTCTACACTTCTGATGTATCCAAAATCTGATGGCTTGAAGCATCTTGGAACTGATAACTGATCCAAAGTGAACAGCTCActtctccatttttcccacttcATCTTAATTACTTCAGGAACTGGGTCATCCCAATCTGTTTTTTCTCTGCACAGGTCCTGTAGGATCTTCTTTCCTTCAAGGAGGAGTGGAGCCACGAAACCTAAGGGATCGTATATGGAGCTGACTGTGGAGAGTATCCCTCTTCTGGTACATGGATGGTCCTTCAACGTGATTCTAAACTGGAATGAATCTTTCTCGACGCACCACTCAACACCAAGGGTACGTTCTATCAGTAGGGCTTCAGAATCCAAGTCTATGTTCCTTATCTCTTCAGCTCTATCTTCGGCTGAGATGGCTTCTATAACTTCTTTCTTGTTTGAAGCAAACTTGTGCAGGCGGAAACCCCCTCTGCGGCACATCTCTTTAGCGTCTTTAATAAGGTTCACTGCTTCTTCTGATGAGGCGACAGATTTGAGGCCGTTGTCCACGTAAAAATTTCTTCGTACAAAGTTCGCTGACATTGAGCCAAGTTCTTCTTCATTATCGTTAGCAGTGGACTTCAAGGCGTAGTTTGCACATCCAGGCGATGATGTCGCTCCAAAGAGATGGACAGTCATTCTAAATTCTATCGGGTCCTTGGCCGTGTCTCCGTTCTCCCACCACAGGAATCTCAAGAAGTCTCTGCATTCTTCTGATACTCTTACTTGAAGAAACATCGACTCTATGTCGCACATGAACGCTACTGTTTCTTGCCTGAACCGACAGAGGACTCCCACCAAAttgtttgttaaatttggtCCTTGTAACAAATGTTTATTTAAGGTCTCGTTCTTGAATTCCGCGGAGCAATCGAAAACCACCCGGATCTTGTTTGGCTTTTTGGGATGATATATGCCATGATGAGGAATATACCAAACCTTTCCTTTATCAGATAAACTTGACTTGCTGTCTTGAGAACTTCCTTGGAGTAAACATTCGTCAGGTGGGACTCTTTCTGCATGGCCATTCTTGATTAAATTTTCCATGAAGGTGGTGTAGTCTTCTTTGTACTTCTGATCAGATTTAAACCTCCTTTTCAGTTGGCTTAAGTGATGCACGGCTACTTCTTGGTTGTTGGAAAGGCTTGGACTGGTTTCTTTCAAAGGCAAAGGCAACTCGTAGTGTCCATCTTCGCAGTGGCGAATGCCCTGTTCTACAGTCGCCAGAAATCTTCTGTCTTCTTGGGAGAGAGCCTGACTGTTTCTGTCCTTTTCTGAGAAGTCGGCTTCAAACATCATCTTCACTTCTTTAGGGGTGATTTCCTCCTTCGTCTGACTGGTAGTTACAAATGCAATATTTCTTGAACAATCGCTGCCTGTCTCGTATGCCAAAACTCTGTTACATGTTACAAAATCGTCGTCAACTTCATTAGCTTCTTCTTTAGATACAGGCATGATCACGGGACCAATTATGCCCCAACCAAGCAAGGTCCTAACAGCATAGGGATCTTCTCCTTTCCAGAGAATGACTTCTCGTGGCTTGATCGCTCTCGGACAATTACAGCCTAACAGCAGTCCTACGTCCATGCTACTTTGATATGGATACAGCTTATCGGCGATCTTCTGAGGGTGTTGCCACTCATTTGCCGTCTCCTTTCTCGGAATTTGGTCTCTTCTGAAAGGTATATTTGACCTTGAATATGTCTTTGGAAGCTCAATCTCCACTCTCTTATCGATTCTTTCAACAACCAAACCGCTTATTTTCTCAACAGCAATCTCCTGTCGTCCTAACATTGTGGACAGATTGAGTTTAACTTCAGGTCCCTTCAGGCCAAGGTCTTTGAGAACTTCAGACTTGATGAATGTGGTATCGCTAGCTTCATCTAAGAGAGCATAAGTCATAATCTCCCGTTTGGGACTGTCCTTATGGTGAAGCCACACTGGTACAATTAATGAGTTGATGACGACCCGTTGGCTATCTGTACTAGAACAGTTACTAATGGCTGGAATTGAGCTATCTTCTTTCTCCATCGCTTTCTGTGGTTCTTTGGCTTGCTTCTTAGTTTCATAATGGAGGGTTGTTGGGTGCGGCTTCTTGCACTCCTGACACGTAAGTCTACGCTTGCAGTCTTTAGAGAGGTGACCTTGCTGAAGACAGCCGAAACAAAGTGAGTTCAACTTCACGAAATCATGGCGCTCTCTTATGTCCATTTTCTTGAACTCTTCACAGTTGTACAACATATGGGACTTTGAACACGCCGGACACTTTAACTTTGAGTCAGTTTTCTCACCAGAAGGTGACTTCGAGTTCCCCTTTGACTCTTCTCCAGTTGTGGCAAGGCTGTTCAGGCTAGGTGGACGCCTTCGGTTTATGCTTGTTTTCTGCTTCTCGGGGCTCTTCTTCTTTTCCATCTTCAGCACATCGGGGGAGAAAACAGGATCAGTGGCGAGATCAGCCTCGGCTCTGACAAACTTCACAAGGTCATGAAAGGTGATTGTTCGTTCATCTTTCTTCTTCTTATCGAACGCATGTCGACACCATTTCACACCAGAATAAGATGGTAACTTTGAGCTAACTTGCCTCAGTACTTCTGTGGAGTTTAACTCGTTTAGGGAGTGTATACTTCTCATTGCTTCTTCACACTGGCCAAGAAAGTCGGACAATGCTTGGAGACCGTTACTATCACCTTCGCTTATTTGTGGCCATTCCTTCAATCGGGACTTATAGGCGTCAGAAACACGATGAGGGTCCCCATATCTTTGGGCAAGTAGATTCTTAGCCCGTTGGTAGCTATCATCAGAGTTCAGAGTGACGAAGCCCTTAATAACATCGTTTGCCTTTCCTTCAGTGTACTTGTTAAGAAAGTAAAGCCTTTCTCTGTCCGATGGAACTCTTGATTCGATGATGGTTTCGAAGGCTCTTGTAAAGATAGGGTAGTCAAAGTAATTTCCACTGAAGAGTGGAGGTTCTTGCACAGGGAGAGAACTCACTCGTTGTTGCTGCGCTATGAGGGCGCATAGCTCAGTCTGCTTAGCTTGGAGCTTTATAATTTCCTGTAAAGCCTTCTCACTTGGACTTGGGGGTGAGATCTCGACTTCTGACTTCAATACAGGTGACAAAAAAGGATTCACTGGCCAAGACGAGTGACGCTCTTCTATCGCAGGAGTCTGACTTGGTCCAGGAGGTGTTGGAGTTAAAGCAGAAAACAGCGAATCGTACGTTCTAGGTTCCGTCTTTACAGACACACCTCGCGGTTTCGGTAACGGGGTGTGAAAAGGATTAAGAGGGGTATCTGATCTGCATTCAACCTTGCGTGGTTGCGGTGATTCGTGCAACAAGGGAGGAGCAAATGGATTCGGAGAGGCTTTGAACTTAACTTCCGTTTTGGCGGGTGGCCCAGATTGCATTGGCACGAAAGGAGGAGCGTCTTCGTTTAATTTACTTCGCACAGGAACCATTTTCGGTGTAGCCTGCTCCAACGTATTTGCcctttcttgttcttcttcttcgagACTTTTCATGGCATCTCGTTCAGCTCTTGCCATTGCTAGCTCCTTCATACGTGTCAGTCTTCTAAGCTCCGCTTCCTTATCGAGGAATTTCATTTGAGCTTCTAGTTTGGCAGCTTTCGCAGcggtctttatttttttcgaccGAGCGGAGGAATTTGACACGTGAGATGTCTTCGTACTACCTGTTCTGCTTGTTCCTGAACGATAGCTCTTCACAGAGTGTTGTTTAGCTGCTTCCTTCTCAAGGGCGTGTATTTGACCACTGATCTTCAAACGACAGTCCTGGTACTCGCGATCTTTAAGGTCAAACCACCTATAGGAGGCGTCAGTTTCCTGTTCCGTCAGCATGAGCTCATGATAATCGGTGAACGCTTGATGGAAATCTTCTTTCAACTGATCGAGATTATCTCTTTCTTGAGAAAACCATTCAATGTCCTCGCAGGTCATATAGGAGGAATTAATCCTCTTGATTTGCTTTGCCATCCTTTTATATGCAGCGTCTCTCTTTTGTTGGAGCATGGAAATGTTCATTAACCGTCCCTTCTCCGTGGGTTTCCGGTCACGCGTTCTACGCTGTTGCATGACATCCTCACTAGCTAACACAGCGGGTGATGCACTGAGGAGGTTATCGATTATTTCTTTGGCGTTTTCTTCTTCAAACATCTTGTAACGTTCTTGTATGTGGAGATATTTTACTGTTACAGCGAAGCGACGATCATGTTCTTTACTATCAAATCAAACGTGTCGCTAACTGATCGGGGACATTTAAATACGGAGAACAAAAACTTGCAGGCGATGAAATGGTGTGATGTAATCAACTTGATTTATTTCTTGCCAGCGATCAATGATTCTcgtaaactaaaaaacaaatacaactaAATGAACTAACTTATAGGGGAAATCAAATATAAACGAGTAGCGATAGAAACAAAAGACGATAAAACATAATTGTGTACGAAAGGCTTAATGACAAAGTACAAGCTTGTGCATTTTGGGAGCGGAACCCCGCACATGAAGAATCTTATTGTTGCATGGAAAACACTTAACAAATACATCTGTTAATCTAAATAAAATGCTTCATATATTGACTTTCGATGAAGATAAAATTAGTAGAAAGGTAACTGAAATATCCATACTGTAGTAAATAACGAAATATGCGAAATTGTTACGAAATGTACACATGTATGCCCACGAGGGGACAAATAAAGTACTAAATCAATTACCTGAAGactaaatcaacaaaaatatctacgaaaggaaacgaaaatgaTTACTTACATATCTGACCCACACAGTAAACGTCCAAATAACGAAACGAAACTAAATGACACAAAAACTTATTCTGCTACTGTATTATGCGAGAAACGTGCAATCGACTGAAATAAGAGCTATCCAGGGGGAGTATTAGAAACAAAGCAATGACGTAAATGAAAcactggaaatgaaatgaaactaaaaataatgaaaactaaaTGAGAAACTTAACATAAAGTATACCCATACTTTCTGGAGTAAGGTGACCATCAGCCCGTTTCTTTAGTGTGCGcatgttattaaaaaaacaagcaCTTGTAGGTGTTGTAGCACGTCTGCGCTGATCGCACGTTCGATGAAAATCATTATCTTCATCGTAGCCAATCTTGAAACGATCCCGTTTTTTAAGGAAGATCTTAAGACATTCacatttttatttcctttcccAATTATTCGTTATTTGGAACAATATTATTCATGTATTATTCCTCCTTTgcaccttttttttattattattattaggccatcCCAATTTAAtgcttcgtttcccatcgcccgaccgacccatttttttggaaaagtcaaaaaaaaaaaaaaaaattggagaatCACctgtaaagaagcaagtactttaatttacaagcacattgtcttattaacaccaattgtcttaaattatcatcgatacttcgtttttgtagcctttttagacatttgatagttCTGTTAGCAAactaaacgtgagatttaatatgcaataTGATTTATGAGGCCCTCTCACAGCAAGGGGTAAAATTCCTACAAGCGACGTGGCCTTGAAAAAGTGACACAAGCGGTGACTAGATGAGATGGTTGTGGGTTACTGTCAAACTCcgaaaactgtgaacacctgaaaaatttcaggaatgttgattgtctACGGGCCACttacaataaagttcaggaATACGCAAGCAAACcgcaaaaccacaaactaattacggTTGCCGTTTGCGTGTTAGTTATCTTGCGCCTTGGCTAATTTCTCgaaacacaataacattccataaactTTTCTGGagttcacggttttgtgagtttgaCAGTAAGTGTCGACAGGAACATTACCTACTcctcaaaacacaaaaatatgaCCGTATATGAAATTCAGACATAATCCTCCTCAGAGGGTCTCCCTTATGGTTGGCGTTAAACCAGTTGGCCATTTAAGGAGTCGAACTTAAACTTAAACCACTGACCACTGGTCTGAGTCATTCTTCCTTCACTTGGGTTCATTTATTATCAATATTGAAAAAATGTTGAGTTCAAATTTTGGATCAATTGAGGCAGTCTCCAGGTAACTGAGCACCTACATTTGTACTTCTCTCCTAAGTCAGCATTAACTTTAACTTAAACTTTAACTTTATTGAATTCATTGCATGTTATCAATTAACATgtacataaaaatatatatattttaaatatgTTAGATAGAGAACAAAAATGAGAAAtggtgaaagaatgaaagatagTGAATTATAAGCGTggtgaaacaaatgtgaaaatgaattaatcatGTCACGGGCGTGGGACAAGAAAAATGTGAGTCCCTGacgggattcgaacctatgactTTCCAAACACTGGGCGGGTGCTctatccacttgagctactgaGAACTCATGGAAAGTGAGGCCATATACTAGCTAGGTTCATATTTGACGTGCATCCTGCATACTGCAAGGATCAGCAATATCAATGTCATACTGTGtggtgaaagaatgaaagatggtaaattttaagctcggtgaaacaaatgtgaaaatgaattaatcagcGTGTCACAAGTATAGAAGTATGTGGCCTCGCTCTCCATGAGTTCTCTGTAGCTCAAATGGATAGAGTGCCTGCCCAgtgtttgggaggtcataggttcgaatcctgttgGGGAATCTgcacattttttctttgttccacgcttgtgacatgctgattaattcattttcacaataaaatgCAACTAGTTAAATTCGCATGCATTGTGCATGTGATGGTGTATTTGGTTGGCCAGAAAAAGTCTTGATGGCCAAGATCTACGTGGCCTGCTTTGGCTTTAAAAATAAGGACTATGTCTTTCAAATCCCTTCTATACTCCAGTGGCAATAGGTTAACTTTGAATTTAATTGTCTTTCAGataattcaaaataaacttTGTAGCTCTGTGCTGGACATTTTCTAGCAGAAGTTTTTGCTTACATGTGTAAGGGGACCAAAGTTCATTAGTCAATTTAACTAAGTGTACGTTTGAGGCCTGACCAGCcgcttttcatttttcttgaaattaaatACTTGTCGTTTGACTTGGGGGTTTCTTGTGATTCAAAGGTCAATGCAAAATTTATTGAGTTCGAGGTCTGAGTCCAAAATATCGTAAAATCGTTTGATGTCAACAATCTTATTGGAAATGTTTTGAGCACCAAATGCAATAAATTCTCCTGTTGCATTGGAAAATCAACGACTTGCCAGACAAAGTGATCCTTGATTGACTTAAATTGGTGATCAGGTTCTATATGTCACTATTGGTGGAAGAGGTCTGGTCAGTAAaccagaaaccttaattgatctTGTGCACTTCtgtgtttttagtttttatgtGTCTGAGACATCTTTATTCATAACATCTTAAACCTGAATGGTATCATGGCACTTAGCATATAATGAATGTTGCCagagcaatttttttattcaactcATGAATTATAATTAATGATTAatttataatcattattaattattaatgctGAGATTTTACTGCAAAATTTgggagtaatttgtcacccatgatataaaaatattataataatgttATCATTAGTTAGTCAGTATAGGGTCAACCTTGTAATTCTCTCCTACCCATTAGGGAtgagtaggagagaaccctgggaatgaggttggtATAGGGTTTTATCATTGTACCaacaaaagttacttttttattgACCAGTCAAAATTACAACCACTTGCTGATTAGCCATGTCATGTGAAACTATATATAATAGTGGCAAAATTGATAAAACCCTACTACAACATTATGCGAACCATGATAATATacatacagtagaacctctatAACTCAAACTCAGATAACTTTGAATTCCATAGtgactcgaactaaatttcctttcccttgagcAAGATTTCACTGAAAATTACCCCAATAGCTTGAATTCCCCACTAACTCGacctgttttttgtttcccttcagagttcaaTTTACTGGGGTTCTAATGTGcttcatttttgttcttttttatttacatttataGGCACACTGTTAGGTGtaacaaaagaggaaaaatgCAATAACACCAGACATAATCAATTTGTCAGCATTATGAGTGCAGTAATGGAAAGTTTAACACTGGAAAAGGCCATACaggtaaaattaaaatgttaaccATGTCATTCTCGCAGTGTACCATCATTTAGCTGCAAATTGTAGTAACAGAAAAATTGCCTCATTCTTTGCTTAGGCAGGTTCACATGAGCAACACAAATGCAAGCACAAGTACTGCTGTGCAACAGATTTTCACACTTCCACCACAACAGTGAGATACAGCACACTGCATTTTAAGTATCATCCCATTATGGTGGACAAACATTTATCACCTTGCATCTGACCCCAGGGGGATGAACTCAAGAGAAACTTGAGTAGAGGCCTGCCACCcaggccttcaaaccctgaaTTTGTTTAAGACTACCTTGTCTAAGACAAGAGACCCTAGTCCCTGACCCTTGACCCTGATTCATTTACTTTTGCATACAAAATAGATTTATTTTTTAGAGGAAAACCTTGGAATTATGGTTTAAAGATATGTTGGTACCACATATGTAGATTGCTTTTTGCCAACTTTCACACTCTTTGAAAGGCTTCCATTCCcaaaagacaccctgttcaagacactAAAATTAATAGTGAAATTCAGTATACCCTGTTAATTCTGGAGACcctaaaaaccataccctgttcagctgCACATGCCTGTTTAgtccaaataagggagtgcccccctCCCGCCGGGCATTTGACTGGCTTGTTTCACATATGGTTAATATGTTAATGTGAGCAAAAACACAAGCATTAGCACTTGCACTAGCATTGCATTTAGGTATTGATATCACTTTTATGTTTTCTTGTGTTCCCATTAATATTTGCACCTGCATTTTGATCTGTGTCACTAGTATGAACTGAGCTGTAAATCCATTTTAGTCAAGTCCAGCTTTTAGCCCTCCAATTCCTACTAATACTATGTAACAGCTGATAAATAGTAGATGCCAAAGAAGGTAATTTAGGAATGTTTGGGTAGAACATtctcctggaaaatgatacaaATGTTCATGTTCCCTATTCTAGACTCAAACTCGCTGATTTCTATTCTCTATCCCAGACTAAATTACTTGAAACCCATACCCTTTACGGTGGCACATGCCAATATTGTACCCCATACATGGTAGAATTCCCCCAGGCTTTTTTGTAGGCTccattaccagccgctgttcgggaaaatgagcccacacTCGTCCTTCCTCTTCAGGAAGGATCAAAGACCgcacccgggagacggcggaaattaAGCCTAGTTTTTTTGCTACCTTTAAAAACGACCTTCAGGTGCTGATATTCAAAATGGAGCTTTACTGGAACTCCCCTGTCGTTGAAGAGAAATCAACCTGATGATTACATGTAGATGTAGATATTTTGTTGCAACTTGCAGAAATAAGTAAGTCCTACTTCAAAGAATACTCAGAAATTTGAGGCCTACCGGCACCAAAGAAAATAACTATTCACTTTATTAACTGAATGACTACATGTATATTACATGTATCTTGAGAGAGTGCCCCATCCAGAAAAGCACCATGCCCtagggggactcccatataaaagtgacagggatgctcGTTGTCTCCCTTAGGGGTATTAAAAATTGCAGATTTTATTCTCACCAAGGGTGTTTGGGACAGGAAGTCACTATATTTGCCCtttcaggtatcgcttagggctATGCATGAAGAGATTTACATAAATGCCATAAATGTGTGTAGTTTCCTTTAGaggtcagtttaagcttgagccacacccacattggtctcccttaggagtttaattttagttttctaaCAAGCATCCCCTAGGCGCCACACCCCTCGCAAGGCCGCAGCTTTCCTTAATTTTTATAGTCTACTTTTACCGTTGTTAATGGTGATTTTTGCTAACATATAGACTTTAAAAACTAACTTTTATCACCTTCctccttttctatttttgtcattatttataaaaaaaaaggtgaaagaTAACGTAGTActgatagagcgattttcgtatgaccttgaaaatggtttcggtaagtgttcgttatttgttttatcagccaatggatgaaaagatcaaaacatggactcctcgttttcccgccaaagaaaactgTAAtgtggagaaggcattgttcgattggccaattgTGTCGCAGAATGAcatcaaagcgaagtatcgattaatttcacccgagcgttcgcttaaccaaccaaaagccacatGCGTTTGTATCcattcgataaaccaatcaaattgctctatttccgttcgtttgttgtgcatgttttgttcgcgcgttttcatttcaaggtcatacgaaaatcgctctctTCGCAAAAtggttgcctgcgtgcagacgtctcctatttcctttgttgcacgtgcaacaaaggaaataggagacgtctgcacgcaggcaacaaAATGGAAGTTTTGAAAAAGTATCACACAGACAAGTCGAAATAAATCATTTTCGTGATTTCTTCAGGGTAGTCTTTTGATATACAGTAAGTGGTAGAAACTACTTCATTTATAATAGACTTTATTGATtccataaaaaataaagatagaTTTGTTCTCACCAACAATGGCTGGTTTACTGATAGCCTGTTAGCAGAACGgtgttcagatggtggggaaCGATAAAAATTGTACACGGGGAAAACGAGGAGAAAAAATGAGGGGAGACTGGGGCGACGGTCCCCTCGTGTTTTTTTTCCCTCGTCAATTTTTTGCCCGCGCTCTACTACCTGGATGCCTGGAATAGGCTAGTTTACTGACTGATCTTTACATTTTGTTGGCTTATAAGGCCTTAGAAGGAGTGAAGGATGAATATGAGATGGACAATGGAACACTTGCTATCATCACTCCGGATCAGTACGATGAGGCTTGCAATATCATGGCTAACTACTTTCTCCCAGACAACCCTCTTTGTAAATCATTTGGAGCTACTTGGAATGAGCTTTTAAATGAAGTAACACTGGCACACCTCAAGATGAATCTTTCCGTCTGTATGATGACAAGAGATACTAAAGAAATTATGGGTGTACAAATCACTGGTGTGAAGAAAAAGTCAGACCCACCGGAAAATTTTTGCCCAGAAGAAGAACCACTAAAGGCTCTATCCACATTAACAACTCTACAAGAGAAGGAAGTGAACGTTTTCGAGCGATACGAAGTTGATGAAGTGGTAGATTTTGTCGCATtagcagttaaggaaaaataccGGCGTATGGGTGTGGCTGGTCGTCTTTATGCAGCCAGTGTAGCGATGTGTCGGGAACTCGGGTTCAAGGCAATCAAAGGTGGAGGGACATCAAGTTATTCACACAAATTGTATGATAAGCAGGGGTTTGAAGCTCTATCGACACTCGCGTTAGACACTTATTATCACAACGGACAACCAGTCAGTGAGGGCACAGGTGGGCATACCACGAGAAAGATTTACGGCCTAAAAATTT encodes:
- the LOC140926326 gene encoding uncharacterized protein; translated protein: MFEEENAKEIIDNLLSASPAVLASEDVMQQRRTRDRKPTEKGRLMNISMLQQKRDAAYKRMAKQIKRINSSYMTCEDIEWFSQERDNLDQLKEDFHQAFTDYHELMLTEQETDASYRWFDLKDREYQDCRLKISGQIHALEKEAAKQHSVKSYRSGTSRTGSTKTSHVSNSSARSKKIKTAAKAAKLEAQMKFLDKEAELRRLTRMKELAMARAERDAMKSLEEEEQERANTLEQATPKMVPVRSKLNEDAPPFVPMQSGPPAKTEVKFKASPNPFAPPLLHESPQPRKVECRSDTPLNPFHTPLPKPRGVSVKTEPRTYDSLFSALTPTPPGPSQTPAIEERHSSWPVNPFLSPVLKSEVEISPPSPSEKALQEIIKLQAKQTELCALIAQQQRVSSLPVQEPPLFSGNYFDYPIFTRAFETIIESRVPSDRERLYFLNKYTEGKANDVIKGFVTLNSDDSYQRAKNLLAQRYGDPHRVSDAYKSRLKEWPQISEGDSNGLQALSDFLGQCEEAMRSIHSLNELNSTEVLRQVSSKLPSYSGVKWCRHAFDKKKKDERTITFHDLVKFVRAEADLATDPVFSPDVLKMEKKKSPEKQKTSINRRRPPSLNSLATTGEESKGNSKSPSGEKTDSKLKCPACSKSHMLYNCEEFKKMDIRERHDFVKLNSLCFGCLQQGHLSKDCKRRLTCQECKKPHPTTLHYETKKQAKEPQKAMEKEDSSIPAISNCSSTDSQRVVINSLIVPVWLHHKDSPKREIMTYALLDEASDTTFIKSEVLKDLGLKGPEVKLNLSTMLGRQEIAVEKISGLVVERIDKRVEIELPKTYSRSNIPFRRDQIPRKETANEWQHPQKIADKLYPYQSSMDVGLLLGCNCPRAIKPREVILWKGEDPYAVRTLLGWGIIGPVIMPVSKEEANEVDDDFVTCNRVLAYETGSDCSRNIAFVTTSQTKEEITPKEVKMMFEADFSEKDRNSQALSQEDRRFLATVEQGIRHCEDGHYELPLPLKETSPSLSNNQEVAVHHLSQLKRRFKSDQKYKEDYTTFMENLIKNGHAERVPPDECLLQGSSQDSKSSLSDKGKVWYIPHHGIYHPKKPNKIRVVFDCSAEFKNETLNKHLLQGPNLTNNLVGVLCRFRQETVAFMCDIESMFLQVRVSEECRDFLRFLWWENGDTAKDPIEFRMTVHLFGATSSPGCANYALKSTANDNEEELGSMSANFVRRNFYVDNGLKSVASSEEAVNLIKDAKEMCRRGGFRLHKFASNKKEVIEAISAEDRAEEIRNIDLDSEALLIERTLGVEWCVEKDSFQFRITLKDHPCTRRGILSTVSSIYDPLGFVAPLLLEGKKILQDLCREKTDWDDPVPEVIKMKWEKWRSELFTLDQLSVPRCFKPSDFGYIRSVELHHFSDASTQGYGQCSYLRLKDDKGHLHCSLVMGKARVTPLKQVTVPRLELTAAVVSVRTSSQLQRELDYEEITEIFWTDSKVVLGYIANESRRFHIFVANRVQQIQDNTSPDQWHYVDTKLNPADHAYRGLSAQQLLKSNWITGPAFLRNDRSQWPTSQLLGVQDTRQLSSDDPEVKKSVSLATNVEKSFASICSRLAYFSDLHRAKRAVALCLIFVQKLKERLKHKSLLVVEEKSNTTKNPNTVIQLPSMTVASMQDAETRIIRAVQADHFGDEIGTLTSLSPPGDPKDKANLSQRKRSMKSCSSLGKLDPFLDASGIVRVGGRLKHATLSESVKFPIILPKGNHITDLLIKHCHEEVKHQGRGMTLSEIRFRGFWIIGGSTAVATHISKCVTCRKLRGKVQDQKMADLPVDRLEPAPPFTFCAVAYFGPWNIKERRKEVKRYGVLFTCMSSRVIHLESANSLDTNSFIDAFRRFTCRRGPIRQLRSDQGTNFVAARRELREALEEFDYERIRAELLKNNCDWFSFRMNVPAASHMGGIWERQIRTVRNVMSALLESNGTQLDDEAFRTLLCEVEAIVNSRPLSVENLNDPSLEPLTPNHFLTMKTKVVLSPPGMFESTDLYTKKRWRRVQHLANEFWTRWRKEFLLSLQQRNKRKEPRRNLAVNDVVIVKDDTLPRNCWQLARVSRVDIEKDGYVRKVQVVLGDRHLSTDGKKIGPIKYLERPIHKLILLIARDDQAE
- the LOC140927129 gene encoding arylalkylamine N-acetyltransferase 1-like; the protein is MSAVMESLTLEKAIQALEGVKDEYEMDNGTLAIITPDQYDEACNIMANYFLPDNPLCKSFGATWNELLNEVTLAHLKMNLSVCMMTRDTKEIMGVQITGVKKKSDPPENFCPEEEPLKALSTLTTLQEKEVNVFERYEVDEVVDFVALAVKEKYRRMGVAGRLYAASVAMCRELGFKAIKGGGTSSYSHKLYDKQGFEALSTLALDTYYHNGQPVSEGTGGHTTRKIYGLKI